A window of the Cystobacter fuscus genome harbors these coding sequences:
- a CDS encoding ATP-binding protein encodes MELVLFIGLQGSGKSSFYRERFAATHVHVSKDLWPNARKREARQCRLIDEALARGESVVVDNTNPRLEDRAPLIAIGRERGARVVGYAFESDLEACLARNAGRVGRARVEDRAILITRHHLRWPSYAEGFEALFHVRLTPEGGFIVNAWGTP; translated from the coding sequence ATGGAACTCGTCCTCTTCATAGGGCTACAGGGCTCGGGCAAGAGCAGCTTCTACCGGGAGCGCTTCGCGGCCACGCACGTGCACGTGAGCAAGGACCTGTGGCCCAACGCGCGCAAGCGCGAGGCGCGGCAGTGCCGGCTCATCGACGAGGCGCTCGCGCGGGGCGAGTCGGTGGTGGTGGACAACACCAACCCCCGGCTCGAGGACCGGGCTCCCCTCATCGCCATCGGCCGGGAGCGGGGGGCGAGGGTGGTGGGCTATGCCTTCGAGTCGGACCTGGAGGCGTGCCTCGCGCGCAACGCGGGGCGTGTCGGCCGGGCCCGGGTGGAGGACAGGGCCATCCTCATCACGCGGCATCACCTGCGCTGGCCCTCGTATGCCGAGGGCTTCGAGGCTTTGTTCCACGTGCGACTCACCCCGGAGGGCGGTTTCATCGTGAACGCCTGGGGCACTCCGTAG
- a CDS encoding trans-sulfuration enzyme family protein — MTIKTTRTAQIGTFPVGRVEVPVLPAINATTVLFPDTASLAPIDPDSLRRSGRSPYENFYYGGVGTPTTEAFGQAVAALEGGTFAALAPSGQSALVATLSALLKQGDHVLIVDTVTYTTRWYIDQCLATAGVAVTYYPPDVTDLEPLLRPNTRLVFMESPGSMTFEVQDVAALCQTAARHGIVTVLDNTWAASRCFQPFAHGVDISVLSLTKYHAAPAGVSLGAVVTRTERLHALIKNQTALLGLHVSPDACARASLALATLDLRLNHQEHTTRLVLEGLAGHPGVRALFHPSLPEAPGHSVWRRDFQGANSLVTIAFDGLDRPTVNAMVDRFRVVRIGYGWGGSLSLATIFEANEWRTVSRSAARGTCLRIYLGLEEPSDILADLRQALERS, encoded by the coding sequence GTGACGATCAAGACCACCCGCACGGCGCAGATCGGCACGTTCCCCGTGGGACGCGTCGAGGTCCCGGTCCTGCCGGCCATCAACGCGACCACGGTGTTGTTCCCCGACACGGCGTCGCTCGCCCCGATCGATCCGGACTCGCTCCGCCGTTCGGGGCGAAGCCCCTATGAGAACTTCTATTACGGAGGGGTGGGAACACCGACCACCGAGGCCTTCGGCCAGGCCGTGGCCGCGCTGGAGGGGGGCACCTTCGCGGCGCTGGCGCCTTCGGGGCAGAGCGCACTGGTCGCCACCTTGTCGGCGCTGCTGAAGCAGGGCGACCACGTCCTCATCGTCGATACGGTGACGTACACGACGCGCTGGTACATCGATCAGTGCCTCGCCACCGCCGGGGTCGCCGTTACCTACTACCCACCGGACGTCACCGACCTCGAACCCCTGCTCAGGCCCAATACCCGCCTGGTGTTCATGGAGTCTCCGGGCTCCATGACCTTCGAGGTGCAGGATGTCGCGGCCCTCTGCCAGACGGCCGCCCGCCACGGCATCGTGACGGTGCTCGACAACACCTGGGCGGCGTCGCGCTGCTTCCAGCCGTTCGCCCACGGAGTCGACATCTCGGTGCTCTCGCTGACCAAGTACCACGCGGCTCCGGCCGGCGTGTCCCTGGGCGCGGTGGTCACGCGGACGGAGCGCCTGCACGCGCTCATCAAGAACCAGACGGCCCTGCTCGGCCTGCACGTCAGTCCGGACGCCTGCGCGCGCGCCTCCCTGGCGCTGGCGACGTTGGATCTCCGGTTGAACCATCAGGAGCACACCACCCGGCTCGTCCTCGAGGGCCTCGCCGGGCATCCAGGCGTCCGGGCGCTGTTCCACCCGTCCCTACCGGAGGCACCGGGACATTCGGTGTGGCGGCGTGACTTCCAGGGCGCCAACAGCCTGGTGACGATCGCGTTCGATGGGCTCGACCGGCCCACGGTGAACGCGATGGTGGATCGGTTCCGGGTGGTCCGGATCGGTTATGGCTGGGGAGGCTCGCTCAGTCTGGCGACCATCTTCGAGGCCAATGAGTGGCGGACCGTGTCGCGCTCCGCGGCCCGCGGGACATGCCTGCGGATCTACCTCGGCCTGGAGGAGCCCTCGGATATCCTCGCCGATCTGCGGCAGGCACTCGAGAGGAGCTAG
- a CDS encoding thioredoxin domain-containing protein, with amino-acid sequence MANRLEREPSPYLRQHASNPVDWYPWGEEAFARARAEDKPLLLSVGYSACHWCHVMAHESFEDEAIARLMNEGFINVKVDREERPDVDQLYQGVVQLMGQGGGWPLTVFLTPDLVPFFGGTYFPPKDRYGRPGFPKVLQALREAWDTKRDELLSQAREFREGLGELALHGLDAAPAALKPEDIVSMGLSLLRRMDGVNGGFGGAPKFPNPMNVALVLRAWRRAPEHDALKQAVLLTLEKMARGGVYDQLGGGFHRYSVDERWTVPHFEKMLYDNAQLLHLYAEAQQVEPRPLWRKVVEETAEYVRREMTDARGGFYATQDADTEGEEGRFFVWLPEQVREVLPPELAELALRHFRVTALGNFEHGRTVLESAVTVEALAEELQRPVEEVAKGLSEARRRLFEARERRVKPGRDDKILAGWNGLMIRGLAFAGRVFDRTDWVESARKAADFVLAELWDGQRLSRSYQEGQARIPGFLEDYGDLAAGLTALYQVTFEPRYLEAAEALVRTAETLFWDEERGAYLTAPRTQGDLVVATYATFDNAFPSGASTLTEAQVALAALTSNKQYLELPERYVSRMGEQLRKNPMGYGHLALAADALVDGAPSVTFAGTREVVEPLLAVSRTVYAPTFGFTWKEPGAPVPPSMRETFLGREPVGGCAAAYLCRNFACEPPLTDAGRFATRLAGPAAR; translated from the coding sequence ATGGCCAACCGACTCGAGCGAGAGCCCTCTCCCTACCTGCGGCAGCACGCCTCCAACCCGGTGGACTGGTACCCCTGGGGGGAAGAAGCCTTCGCGCGGGCGCGGGCGGAGGACAAGCCCCTGCTGCTGTCGGTGGGCTACTCGGCCTGTCACTGGTGCCACGTCATGGCGCACGAGTCCTTCGAGGACGAGGCCATCGCCCGGTTGATGAACGAGGGCTTCATCAACGTGAAGGTGGACCGCGAGGAGCGGCCGGACGTGGATCAGCTCTACCAGGGCGTGGTGCAGTTGATGGGGCAGGGGGGAGGCTGGCCGCTGACGGTGTTCCTCACGCCGGACCTCGTGCCCTTCTTCGGTGGCACCTACTTCCCGCCGAAGGACCGGTATGGACGGCCGGGGTTTCCCAAGGTGCTGCAGGCGCTGCGCGAGGCCTGGGACACGAAGCGCGACGAGCTGCTGAGCCAGGCGCGGGAGTTCCGCGAGGGCCTGGGCGAGCTGGCCCTGCATGGGCTGGACGCGGCGCCGGCGGCGTTGAAGCCGGAGGACATCGTGTCCATGGGCCTGTCCCTGTTGCGCCGGATGGACGGCGTGAATGGCGGTTTCGGTGGGGCGCCCAAGTTCCCCAACCCCATGAACGTGGCGCTGGTGCTCAGGGCCTGGCGGCGGGCTCCGGAGCACGACGCGCTGAAGCAGGCGGTGCTGCTGACGCTGGAGAAGATGGCGCGTGGCGGTGTCTATGATCAGCTCGGAGGGGGCTTCCACCGCTACTCGGTGGACGAGCGGTGGACGGTGCCCCACTTCGAGAAGATGCTCTACGACAACGCGCAGCTCCTGCACCTGTACGCGGAGGCGCAGCAGGTGGAGCCGCGGCCGCTGTGGCGCAAGGTGGTGGAGGAGACGGCGGAGTACGTGCGGCGGGAGATGACGGATGCGCGGGGCGGCTTCTACGCCACCCAGGACGCGGACACGGAGGGCGAGGAAGGCCGCTTCTTCGTCTGGCTTCCCGAGCAGGTGCGCGAGGTGTTGCCGCCGGAGCTGGCGGAGCTGGCGCTGCGCCACTTCCGCGTCACCGCGCTGGGCAACTTCGAGCATGGGCGCACGGTGCTGGAGTCCGCGGTGACCGTGGAGGCCCTGGCCGAGGAGCTCCAGCGGCCGGTGGAGGAGGTGGCCAAGGGGCTGAGCGAGGCGCGGCGGCGGCTCTTCGAGGCACGCGAGCGGCGGGTGAAGCCGGGCCGGGACGACAAGATCCTGGCGGGCTGGAACGGGCTGATGATTCGCGGGCTGGCGTTCGCGGGCCGCGTCTTCGATCGGACCGACTGGGTGGAGAGCGCCCGGAAGGCGGCGGACTTCGTGCTGGCGGAGCTGTGGGACGGCCAGCGGCTCTCGCGCTCGTACCAGGAGGGGCAGGCGCGCATTCCGGGCTTCCTCGAGGACTACGGAGACCTGGCGGCGGGACTCACCGCGCTCTACCAGGTGACCTTTGAGCCCCGCTATCTGGAAGCGGCGGAAGCGCTGGTGCGCACGGCCGAGACGCTCTTCTGGGATGAGGAGCGGGGAGCGTACCTGACGGCGCCGAGGACGCAGGGCGACCTGGTGGTGGCCACCTACGCGACGTTCGACAACGCGTTTCCCTCGGGCGCGTCGACGCTGACGGAGGCGCAGGTGGCGCTCGCGGCGCTCACGTCCAACAAGCAGTACCTGGAGCTGCCCGAGCGCTACGTGTCACGCATGGGCGAGCAGTTGCGCAAGAACCCGATGGGGTATGGGCACCTGGCGCTGGCAGCGGACGCGCTCGTGGATGGCGCGCCGAGCGTGACCTTCGCGGGGACGCGGGAGGTGGTGGAGCCCCTGCTGGCGGTGTCCCGGACGGTCTACGCGCCCACGTTCGGCTTCACCTGGAAGGAGCCGGGGGCCCCCGTGCCGCCCTCGATGCGCGAGACCTTCCTGGGCCGGGAGCCGGTGGGTGGATGCGCCGCCGCGTACCTGTGCCGGAACTTCGCCTGCGAGCCGCCCCTCACGGATGCGGGGCGGTTCGCCACCCGGCTCGCGGGCCCTGCTGCTCGATGA
- a CDS encoding multidrug resistance efflux transporter family protein, with protein sequence MENERVSRERRTHGPGLGRLVAWGVLASAFFSLSFVLNRAMSLSGGHWFWSASLRYAAMLLILGGWVGVRRGRDGLVEVARVFRSRPGFWLLSGGVGFGVFYAGICFAADHTPGWVLATTWQSTLLASPLVLRAFGLRVPLRGVFFIALVLVGISLVNLQEWRGGLSTRELVLGVVPVLVAALAYPFGNQMLNAARHGTSTRIAPIHSPALVDAASCVLLMVLGSVPFWCGLGLVMRPPAPSSSQVLQTLVVALSSGVIATPLFLRARTTASDAYSIAAVDATQAGEVVFALLGEVLLLGAPLPEAGALAGLLLVISGLVGFTLGSPAGADAEPSPSEQERANPG encoded by the coding sequence ATGGAGAACGAGCGGGTGTCCAGGGAGCGGCGGACCCACGGCCCCGGACTGGGGCGGCTCGTCGCGTGGGGGGTGTTGGCGTCCGCGTTCTTCAGCCTCTCGTTCGTGCTCAACCGCGCCATGAGCCTGTCCGGTGGGCATTGGTTCTGGAGCGCCAGTCTGCGCTACGCCGCGATGCTGCTGATTCTCGGCGGCTGGGTAGGCGTGCGGCGGGGGCGCGACGGGCTGGTGGAGGTCGCCCGGGTCTTCCGCTCACGTCCCGGCTTCTGGTTGCTCTCCGGCGGAGTGGGCTTCGGCGTGTTCTACGCGGGCATCTGCTTCGCCGCGGATCACACCCCGGGGTGGGTGCTCGCCACCACGTGGCAGTCCACCCTGCTCGCCTCTCCCCTCGTCCTGCGGGCCTTCGGCTTGCGCGTTCCTCTTCGGGGCGTGTTCTTCATCGCCCTGGTGCTCGTGGGCATCAGCCTCGTCAATCTGCAGGAGTGGCGGGGCGGACTGTCCACGCGGGAGCTGGTGTTGGGGGTCGTCCCCGTGCTCGTGGCGGCCCTCGCCTACCCCTTCGGCAACCAGATGCTGAACGCGGCTCGTCATGGCACGAGCACGCGCATCGCGCCCATCCACTCGCCGGCCCTCGTGGATGCGGCCTCCTGTGTGCTGTTGATGGTGCTCGGCTCGGTTCCGTTCTGGTGCGGACTCGGCCTCGTCATGCGCCCGCCGGCGCCCTCGTCATCCCAGGTGCTACAGACGCTGGTCGTGGCGCTGTCCTCGGGGGTGATCGCCACCCCGCTGTTCCTCCGCGCCCGGACCACGGCGAGTGACGCCTACAGCATCGCCGCCGTTGACGCGACCCAGGCGGGCGAGGTTGTCTTCGCCCTGCTCGGAGAAGTGCTGCTGTTGGGGGCACCCCTGCCCGAGGCGGGCGCGCTGGCGGGGCTCCTCCTGGTCATCTCCGGGCTCGTCGGTTTCACCCTGGGCAGCCCCGCTGGAGCCGACGCCGAGCCGAGCCCCTCGGAGCAAGAAAGGGCCAACCCCGGGTAA
- a CDS encoding B12-binding domain/radical SAM domain-containing protein — MPLRAIAVSAPDWIKGAKDSRALNSQDPASLFNACRYAAHRTFDPSSAWSRSNWAGTRAQRRAQTLLMYSLDDMSVFAELLRRERPNLLLIGAMTLCLPGAVTCASLAKELLGDQVVVVLGGRHPSESMYLEKHSERLPEHVRHHPSSPLRLMATGRIARVFDLVVAGDGEHLIAALGEAVAAAEAEGSADLSLSVLERLDARVPGSWIAGALDGDTPRVLPSTGARLDYSQMPSPSRMFGAAAGFDVFGGRVTAHAFSDTGRGCVYDCGFCSERSSVTGGLRDPTRSSERLHRQLAEAVTVIAEDHPARGASAFVEDSVILGGSPRLVDQFVDRLESEPLDIVFGAQLTIDQILTRRTQLARLAGVGLRYVFVGVETLVPEAIGGMSKDLGRDQAPWLSRIHQALEFLGEQGIHCGCAILFGLGETQERRLELLEALRMMRGMYGMPSPVSANWAVQHPLCGQDGGAGYEYIEWGTPEGPFLECFHRFGEASVRYPLPHVGPPRLAEVREVTAMLDTLEKPLMPGLPTLGEHYS, encoded by the coding sequence CGAGCGCCTGGTCACGCAGCAATTGGGCCGGGACGCGCGCCCAGCGACGCGCCCAGACCCTCTTGATGTACTCGCTCGACGACATGTCCGTGTTCGCCGAGCTGCTGCGACGAGAGCGGCCCAACCTCCTCCTGATTGGGGCCATGACGCTGTGTCTGCCGGGCGCGGTGACCTGCGCCTCGTTGGCCAAGGAGCTCCTCGGAGACCAGGTCGTCGTGGTACTGGGCGGTCGGCACCCCAGTGAATCCATGTACCTGGAGAAGCACTCCGAGCGGCTGCCGGAGCACGTGCGCCATCACCCCAGCTCGCCCCTGCGGCTCATGGCCACGGGACGGATCGCCCGGGTGTTCGACCTGGTCGTGGCGGGAGACGGCGAGCACCTCATCGCCGCCCTGGGAGAGGCCGTGGCGGCGGCCGAGGCCGAGGGGAGCGCGGACCTGTCGCTCTCGGTGTTGGAGCGGCTCGACGCCCGGGTTCCGGGCAGTTGGATAGCGGGCGCGCTGGACGGGGACACCCCGCGTGTGCTGCCCAGCACCGGAGCGCGTCTGGATTACAGCCAGATGCCCTCGCCCTCGCGGATGTTTGGCGCGGCCGCCGGGTTCGATGTGTTCGGTGGGCGGGTGACGGCGCACGCCTTCAGCGACACCGGCCGCGGCTGCGTCTACGACTGTGGGTTCTGCAGCGAGCGCAGCTCGGTGACGGGCGGGTTGAGGGATCCCACGCGTTCCAGCGAGCGGCTCCACCGTCAATTGGCGGAGGCCGTGACGGTCATCGCCGAGGATCATCCGGCCCGAGGCGCCAGCGCCTTCGTGGAGGATTCCGTCATACTGGGGGGCAGTCCCCGGCTGGTGGATCAGTTCGTGGATCGGCTGGAGTCCGAGCCGCTCGACATCGTCTTCGGTGCCCAATTGACCATCGATCAGATCCTCACCCGCCGGACCCAGCTCGCGCGGCTGGCGGGAGTGGGCCTGCGCTATGTGTTCGTCGGCGTGGAGACCCTGGTCCCCGAGGCCATCGGTGGCATGAGCAAGGATCTCGGCCGCGACCAGGCTCCCTGGTTGTCACGCATCCATCAGGCGTTGGAGTTCCTGGGCGAGCAGGGCATCCACTGTGGCTGCGCGATCCTCTTCGGCCTGGGGGAGACGCAGGAGCGCCGGCTGGAACTGCTCGAGGCGCTGCGGATGATGCGAGGCATGTATGGAATGCCCTCGCCGGTCAGCGCGAACTGGGCGGTGCAACACCCGCTCTGTGGCCAGGACGGCGGCGCCGGATACGAGTACATCGAATGGGGAACGCCCGAGGGGCCCTTCCTCGAGTGTTTCCATCGCTTTGGCGAGGCCTCCGTGCGCTACCCCCTGCCCCATGTCGGCCCGCCACGGCTCGCTGAGGTGCGCGAGGTGACCGCGATGCTCGACACCCTCGAGAAGCCCCTGATGCCTGGCCTGCCCACCCTGGGGGAACACTACTCGTGA
- a CDS encoding RICIN domain-containing protein, whose protein sequence is MALVVGLLAACGDRGDTDPTPQPLPLHPQSGNNQGALAVGQYSLRSVHSNLCLEVASASTADGAPVQQATCANVAHQHFEVLSSADGTYQLRAVHSGKPLDVRGNNQVSGEPLQQWNDNGGPNQRFILTAQGDAYQIKASHSGKCIDVKDMSQAVGGLIHQWDCHGQPNQQWRLEAVSQPEPDPSTSPLQLPLELLSDGAPSLPAISEASLHVDSSKLGTVSQLWWTCHRCAFFGAPEFEATSQPPTRIKASVRVLGGISPDQAGSIPWIDITDATVKLADVERVQGGLLRGGFYTTRMSLALDATTRARLVAAPGANRIQFRFNGTDGESNGYRVLNLQLQDAQGNSLASNPVQYADIQAEKVAGQTWSADVTAGEALWYGQGKLLKSSIVRRNITAACSSCHASDGRDLQYFNYSNNAIVQRSRFHGLTEAQGKQIAAYIRYSQRNVPHVAQATPWNPPYQPGPGLDSKPIIEWAAGAGLGAVLETPTQAVQALFGKPPASLSQADVDAVMNANATMNAREVAMPLQYPDWNAWLPTIHPLDVWPTGASSAGSFENGAQWSQSSRTHPKASADQIEAWLKAHKNPNGQYGDWSHLTPSERNEAQNYFTNFGWEAYRFLGGGRGNHVASSGEYGAQVGARLLAARASSATTASDPASFTTNAFIERAVMSMLHWNVIKQWEWAHTHGLEGNQQWFIGDFNSTTKTWRGRGEVRGWPFMTVSVFFLAPHMLYQADESSGKVTREWYLAWERSNIVGSYYRTNAWYQMQVSINPGAQGDWVNFSVDWPYLTGFDELLSQSLGSSTPAHANAAFLSDIRLLQARIKSAQYVNNDIPLYVPTQTNGLINNRGRFGRAQVLKHLAPTNFMDQATTLGTSRTPFSKLEQLQPGLYLKVLNGAINQFNVLYTDTDPASWRRCDPANTELGEPEPYAGFAFCVDRTRQPLAQPTSGNFAMNTVDGRVTAEQKQQYGVWKATQLGAEAQRIQKWRDWTSRIWP, encoded by the coding sequence ATGGCACTGGTCGTGGGCCTGCTGGCGGCGTGTGGAGACCGTGGCGACACGGACCCGACGCCGCAACCCCTCCCGCTCCATCCCCAGAGCGGCAACAACCAGGGGGCACTGGCCGTGGGCCAGTACAGCCTGCGTTCGGTGCACTCCAACCTGTGCCTGGAGGTCGCCAGCGCCAGCACGGCCGATGGAGCCCCCGTCCAGCAAGCCACCTGCGCCAACGTGGCGCATCAACATTTCGAAGTGCTGTCCTCGGCGGATGGCACCTACCAGTTGCGTGCCGTCCACAGTGGCAAGCCCCTGGACGTGCGCGGGAACAACCAGGTCAGTGGCGAGCCGCTCCAGCAGTGGAACGACAACGGCGGGCCCAACCAGCGCTTCATCCTGACCGCACAGGGAGATGCCTACCAGATCAAGGCCTCGCACAGCGGCAAGTGCATCGACGTGAAGGACATGAGCCAGGCCGTGGGCGGACTGATCCACCAGTGGGATTGCCACGGCCAGCCCAATCAGCAGTGGCGGCTGGAGGCCGTGAGCCAACCGGAGCCCGACCCCTCCACCAGTCCGCTCCAGTTGCCGCTCGAGCTCCTGAGCGATGGCGCCCCGTCGCTCCCGGCGATCTCCGAGGCCAGCCTCCACGTGGACTCCAGCAAACTCGGCACCGTGAGCCAGCTGTGGTGGACGTGCCACCGCTGCGCCTTCTTTGGCGCCCCCGAGTTCGAAGCGACGAGCCAGCCGCCCACCCGGATCAAGGCCAGCGTGCGCGTGCTCGGCGGCATCAGCCCGGATCAGGCCGGCAGCATTCCCTGGATCGACATCACGGACGCCACCGTGAAACTGGCCGATGTCGAACGCGTCCAGGGCGGTCTGCTCCGTGGCGGGTTCTACACCACGCGCATGAGCCTCGCGCTCGATGCCACCACCCGGGCGAGGCTCGTGGCCGCGCCTGGAGCCAACCGCATCCAGTTCCGTTTCAACGGGACCGATGGTGAGTCCAATGGCTACCGCGTCCTCAACCTCCAGTTGCAAGACGCCCAGGGCAACAGCCTGGCCAGCAACCCCGTGCAGTACGCCGACATCCAAGCCGAGAAGGTGGCGGGCCAGACCTGGAGCGCCGACGTCACGGCGGGCGAGGCGCTCTGGTATGGCCAGGGCAAGCTCCTCAAGAGCAGCATCGTCAGACGCAACATCACGGCCGCCTGCTCCTCCTGCCACGCGAGCGATGGGCGGGATTTGCAGTACTTCAACTACTCCAACAACGCCATCGTGCAGCGCTCGCGCTTCCACGGCCTGACCGAGGCACAAGGCAAGCAGATCGCCGCCTACATCCGCTACAGCCAGAGGAACGTCCCCCACGTGGCCCAGGCCACGCCGTGGAACCCGCCGTACCAGCCTGGCCCGGGGCTGGACAGTAAACCCATCATCGAATGGGCCGCCGGAGCAGGTCTGGGCGCGGTGCTCGAGACACCCACCCAGGCCGTCCAGGCCCTCTTCGGCAAGCCGCCAGCCTCCCTGAGTCAGGCCGACGTCGATGCCGTGATGAACGCCAACGCCACCATGAACGCGCGGGAAGTCGCCATGCCGTTGCAGTACCCCGACTGGAACGCCTGGCTGCCCACGATCCATCCGCTCGACGTGTGGCCCACGGGCGCCAGCAGCGCCGGCTCCTTCGAGAACGGAGCCCAGTGGTCGCAAAGCAGCCGCACCCATCCCAAGGCCAGCGCGGACCAGATCGAGGCGTGGCTCAAGGCCCACAAGAATCCCAACGGGCAATACGGAGACTGGAGCCATCTGACCCCGAGCGAGCGCAACGAGGCCCAGAACTACTTCACCAACTTTGGCTGGGAGGCCTACCGCTTCCTGGGCGGGGGCCGTGGCAATCACGTCGCCAGCTCCGGCGAGTATGGCGCGCAGGTCGGTGCCCGCCTCCTGGCCGCGCGCGCCTCCAGCGCCACGACGGCCAGCGATCCGGCGTCCTTCACCACCAACGCCTTCATCGAGCGCGCCGTCATGAGCATGCTCCACTGGAACGTCATCAAGCAGTGGGAGTGGGCCCACACTCATGGGCTCGAAGGCAATCAGCAGTGGTTCATTGGCGACTTCAACTCCACCACCAAGACCTGGAGAGGCCGGGGTGAAGTGCGCGGCTGGCCCTTCATGACGGTGAGCGTGTTCTTCCTGGCTCCGCACATGCTCTACCAGGCCGACGAGTCTTCGGGGAAGGTCACCCGGGAGTGGTACCTGGCCTGGGAGCGCTCCAACATCGTGGGCTCGTACTACCGGACCAACGCCTGGTACCAGATGCAGGTCTCCATCAACCCGGGCGCTCAAGGTGATTGGGTGAACTTCTCGGTGGACTGGCCCTATCTGACCGGCTTCGACGAGCTCCTGTCGCAGAGCCTGGGCAGCTCGACGCCCGCGCACGCGAACGCGGCCTTCCTGAGCGACATCCGGCTGCTGCAGGCCCGTATCAAGTCGGCCCAGTACGTCAACAACGACATCCCGCTCTACGTGCCCACCCAGACCAACGGCCTCATCAACAACCGCGGACGCTTCGGCCGGGCACAGGTCCTGAAGCACCTGGCTCCCACCAACTTCATGGATCAGGCGACGACCCTGGGCACCAGCAGGACGCCCTTCAGCAAGCTCGAGCAACTCCAACCGGGCCTGTACCTGAAGGTGCTCAACGGGGCGATCAACCAGTTCAATGTCCTGTACACCGACACCGATCCCGCGAGCTGGCGGCGTTGCGATCCAGCCAACACGGAGCTGGGGGAGCCCGAGCCGTATGCCGGGTTCGCGTTCTGTGTGGACCGGACCCGCCAGCCCCTGGCACAGCCGACCTCGGGCAACTTCGCGATGAACACGGTGGACGGAAGGGTGACGGCCGAGCAGAAGCAGCAGTATGGCGTCTGGAAGGCCACGCAGCTGGGTGCCGAGGCACAGCGCATCCAGAAGTGGCGGGATTGGACCTCGCGCATCTGGCCCTGA
- a CDS encoding PPK2 family polyphosphate kinase — MDIRTINKQNEKIRLDDISPEPPAGTDKEEAKRQLEALGEELFDLQDLLWGARMNAVLIVLQGRDTAGKDGTIKHVAGFLNPRGLSVTSFGVPTPEELEHDFLWRVHKDTPRKGEFGIFNRSHYEDVLVSRVKGLVPESLWKERYSHIRDFEELLAEHGTIILKFFLHISLEEQEERLRSREKEPRKAWKISAGDWEDRAHWEDYTQAYEEVFARTSAKNAPWTIVPANAKWYRNLVVAHTLAETLRPYRDAWQGKLDEVGQEKKKELAAWRKGK; from the coding sequence ATGGACATCCGTACCATCAACAAGCAGAACGAGAAGATCCGTCTGGACGACATCTCGCCGGAACCTCCAGCGGGGACGGACAAGGAGGAGGCGAAGCGGCAACTGGAAGCCCTCGGCGAGGAGCTCTTCGACCTGCAGGATCTGCTGTGGGGCGCGCGGATGAACGCCGTGCTCATCGTCCTGCAGGGCCGGGACACCGCCGGGAAGGATGGCACCATCAAGCACGTCGCGGGCTTCCTCAATCCCCGAGGGCTCAGCGTCACCTCCTTCGGCGTGCCCACCCCCGAGGAGCTGGAGCATGACTTCCTCTGGCGTGTCCACAAGGACACGCCACGCAAGGGCGAGTTCGGCATCTTCAACCGCTCGCACTACGAGGACGTGCTCGTCTCGCGCGTGAAGGGACTGGTGCCCGAGTCGCTCTGGAAGGAGCGCTACAGCCACATCCGCGACTTCGAGGAGCTGCTCGCCGAGCATGGGACGATCATCCTCAAGTTCTTCCTCCACATCAGCCTCGAGGAGCAGGAGGAGCGGCTGCGCTCGCGCGAGAAGGAGCCGCGCAAGGCGTGGAAGATCAGCGCCGGAGACTGGGAGGACCGGGCGCACTGGGAGGACTACACCCAGGCCTACGAGGAGGTGTTCGCGCGCACGTCGGCAAAGAACGCGCCCTGGACGATCGTCCCCGCCAATGCCAAGTGGTACCGCAACCTGGTGGTGGCGCACACGCTCGCCGAGACGCTCCGGCCCTACCGCGACGCCTGGCAGGGCAAGCTCGACGAGGTGGGCCAGGAGAAGAAGAAGGAGCTGGCCGCCTGGCGCAAGGGCAAGTGA